Genomic window (Vicinamibacterales bacterium):
CCGTCACGCCCATCGCGGCTCCCATCAGTATCCGCCTGACGAACGGATCGCCAATGGCCTGCCGGATGGGCGACCCGGGATGCTGGAGCACGACGGCGAAGACGCCGGCCGACACCATGAAGGCGCCGATGGCCGCCGCCTCCGCCGCGTACTCCCGCCAGTGCGAGGCGCTCATACGGCGCTCGACCGGCAATAGCGCCCGGAGCCGCTGCGTGCCAGGAAGTGCGCGTCCACCAGGCGGTGAAGCGCCAGCGCGGCCTCGGCGGGCGGGACGTGCCAGAGGCGCGCGGCCTGACACTCGGTCAGGGACAGGCCGGGCATCTCGGCGAACTCGCTGCGGACGAGGCGGACGAGGCGGTCGATCGTCTGGTGCATCGCGGGGTCCTCCATGACGCAGGCTTGGATGCCCGCCTCCGGAGCCGGTGTCCGTGCCGGCGCCGTCACACGTTCGAGAAACGGCGGTCACCTGGCGGCGTCAAACTGGCCACCAGGGGGAATCGTGGACATCGACCGCGCGTCGTCACGGGAATGGATCGAGCCGGACGGGCTGGGAGGGTTCGCCAGCGGCACGGCGAGCGGCGAGCGGACGCGGCGGTACCACGGGCTGCTGCTCCCGGCCACGACGCCGCCCACCGGGCGGATGATGCTCGTGAACGGCCTCGAGGTCTGGGCCCTGACGCCTGCCGGGCGCGTGGCCCTCTCGACGCATCTCTACAGTCCTGGCGTCCGGCATCCCGACGGGGCCTCCCGCCTGACCGCCTTCACGACCCATCCGTGGCCCACGTGGACCTGGGACCTCGGCGACGGCCGATCCGTCGTGGGAGAAGTGGTCGGCGTCCGGGGCGCATCCCGCGTCGTGTGCGCGTGGACCCTGGTCGGCCCGGGACCGGTGACGCTCGAGATCCAGCCGCTCCTGTCCGGCCGCGATTACCACTCGCTCCATCACGAGAACGCGGCCTTCCGCTTCGACACCGCCGTGGACGGCGGCGCCCTGGAATGGCGGCCGTACGACGGCGTGCCCGCGGTGCGGTGCCTCACCACGGGCACCTTCCATGCGCGGCCGGAGTGGTTCCGGCAGTTCTACGCCAGGGAGCGCGACCGCGGGCTCGACGCCGTCGAGGACCTGGCCAGTCCCGGCGTCATCCAGTGCGCGCTGCACGACGGACGGGCCGCGTGCGTCTTCGAGAGCGGCGCCTCGTCGCCGGCCCCGGGCAGCGCCCGCGACGTCCGGGCCGCCGTCACCACGTGGCTGGCGGCGGAGCGCCGGCGCCGGAAGGCGTTCCCGACGCCGCTCCATCGCGCGGCCGACGCCTATCTCGTGAGCCGCGGCCGCGGCCGCACCATCGTGGCCGGCTACCCCTGGTTCACCGACTGGGGCCGCGACACTTTCATCGCCGTGCGCGGCCTGTGCCTGGCCACCGGCCGCTTCGCCGACGCGCGGGACATCCTGCTCGAGTGGGCCGGGGCCGTGGACCAGGGCATGCTGCCCAACCGCTTTCCGGACGCCGGGTCC
Coding sequences:
- a CDS encoding amylo-alpha-1,6-glucosidase, whose product is MDIDRASSREWIEPDGLGGFASGTASGERTRRYHGLLLPATTPPTGRMMLVNGLEVWALTPAGRVALSTHLYSPGVRHPDGASRLTAFTTHPWPTWTWDLGDGRSVVGEVVGVRGASRVVCAWTLVGPGPVTLEIQPLLSGRDYHSLHHENAAFRFDTAVDGGALEWRPYDGVPAVRCLTTGTFHARPEWFRQFYARERDRGLDAVEDLASPGVIQCALHDGRAACVFESGASSPAPGSARDVRAAVTTWLAAERRRRKAFPTPLHRAADAYLVSRGRGRTIVAGYPWFTDWGRDTFIAVRGLCLATGRFADARDILLEWAGAVDQGMLPNRFPDAGSTPEFNAVDASLWFVVAAGELLEAAARQPRVLSRAQAQRLREAMTAILDGYARGTRYRIHLDDDGLVAAGEAGQQLTWMDARVGDREITPRIGKPVEVQALWLNALAAASAFDDRWTAVAERGAATVAARFWNAERRMLYDVVDVDHRPGAVDGACRPNQILAVGGLPIRLLTGPRARAVVDAVESRLWTPMGLRSLAPDEPGYAGRYEGPPWMRDAVYHQGTVWPWLVAPFVDAWLSVRGNAAAARGEAERRFLAPLIAHLDEAGLGHVSEIADGDPPFTPRGCPFQAWSVGELIRASARCAEGERPARDISSSRASKGVEV